In Nitrospirota bacterium, the genomic window TGCCGCCGGTCGTATCCTTCTTTTCCTTCAGGTCCTTCTGCTCAGCAGGGGCTGGTTCAGCGGCGAAGGTCATGGGGACGCCGAGTCCAACGGTCAGGAATGCGGCTAAGGCGAGCATCTGTGCGAAACGAGTCATGATAAAACCTCCTAGGTGAGTATGAAAGTGAAGGATGCGCTGCAGGGAGTACAGAGCAAGTGTGGTGCCGGGAGGGGAGGCGTGCCATATCGGCCAGAATTATTCAGAGATTCGGAGCTTCAAGGGATGGAAGGGATGTCGGAGGAAACTACGTAGCCCATGAAAATGGAGTATGTCCTGTAGGGAAACGCCTGCAATCATACAGTTAGGGGAGTTGCATGAGGGGGAGATGCAGCGTCGCCTGTACGTTGTGCTGTTGAGGATGGTTGGCTATAGTAATCGCATTTCTTCGTCGCGCCTCATGCACATGCCGACCATTCGCACAATTGCCTTCAATAAGCCCTACGGGGTACTGCCCTGCTTTACCGATCCCGATGGACGGCCGACATTGGCTGACTACATCGATCTGCCGGGCGTCTATGCCGCGGGACGTCTCGATCTGGATAGTGAAGGGTTGTTGCTTCTGACGTCGGATGGGACGTTGGCGCACCACATCACAGATCCGCAGCACAAGTTGCCGAAACTGTATCTTGCACAGGTCGAGCGCATTCCGACCGAGGAGGAGCTGGAGCAATTGCGAAAGGGAGTGCTGCTAAGCGGCAAAAGGACCAGGCCTGCTGAAGTCCGTCTCTTGGCTGATGCCCCCCAATTGCCCGATCGCCCTGTGCCAATCCGTTTCCGTAAAAATGTGCCGACTGCCTGGGTGGAGATCACGTTACGCGAGGGGCTGAATCGGCAGGTCCGGCGCATGACCGCCGCCGTGGGGCACCCGACATTACGACTGGTGCGAATCGCAATCGGCCCCGTCAAGTTGGCGGATCTTGCTCCTTGCCAGTGGCGGGAATTGACAGCTGACGAAATGGCGAAGATCAGAAAATTCGGTAGTGCATCAGTTTGAATCTGGCCGGTAATTGAAAAGCCGCCGTGACTGTGGCATGCTTAGCGGTATGCAAAAACCAAAAAGGCCCCGCGATCCCAACCAACTCGGTAAGCTCATTGTTGACCTCAGCGTTGGCGAAGCCGACGACTCCACCAACATGCCAGATGAGAGCGGGAAAGACCCTGCCGCTGTTGCCTTGGGCAAAAAGGGCGGAGCAGCACGGGCAGCCTCACTCAGTAAGGCGCGTAGATCCGAGATTGCGACTAAGGCCGCAGCTACTAGGTGGAAACAGAAACGAAAATCAAAATAGAAAAATTAATTTAGGCCGTCATCCTGACTCTCATCATTATAACTATCGTCATATTCGCCTGACATCCTGGCCTCTTCTGCTTGCTGATTAAAATTGTAATCAAACATAGGAAGCGATGCGCCATATGCATTATTGAGATCATAAGATTGCTTCTCAATGGAATGTCGCTTTACGTCATTGGCAATTCCCTGCCAGCTTTGATCAAAGGCTTCTTTCACCACAGCCGGTTTCCCGATACGAACATCTACCCATAGCGACGTTTGCTGACCTTTGTAGTTCTTTACAGCGTGTTTCGTCCGCACCTTGTTGCCCTGAGGGTCAAGATAGGTATCTTGCTGTAGCGCCCGCCTCATATCCTGCATGCACTGTTTCTTGGCACTAATAGGCTCCCTCTGGTATCGGCCAGTCTGTACGGCCCATTCAGCGGCCTGATCCACATCAATCGTATCTGTGCCGTTCACATTGGCCCATTCTTCCATGATGTCGTTCAGCTTTACAGTGAGAGTTGCCATTGAATGTCCTCCCCTTAATTTCAGACCTGCGGTACTGGATGTCCCCAACCATCTGTAAATGCAACTGCCGTTGTTAATTCACGAACTTTGGTCATCAATGGACGATGCATGCTGTAGCCAATTTCTTTTCGATGTTGCAGTTGGCCAACAATAATGCCCGGATGAATCTCTAGCTGTGTCGCTAGATAATTAATCCGTGCTTCAGAATACCGTGGCGAATGCGTCCTGATGAATGTTTCAAGTTTTTCCTCGGGGACAAGAATGTCAGCGGCTTTCCTACTGGCACGGATTTCAGCATCATCGACCGGAGAAGATTGCAAGTCGTCAAAAGAAAAGGCGTCCTTTTCTTTAATGTGAAAGAACTCGTGCATTAGCGTAAACCAAAAAGAGCCAATGTTATCGAAGCGAATAGACATTGCGATCACGGGCGATCTGTCATCTAACCAGAACGCAGCACCATCAATTTGGACGCGAGGTAAAGGTTCGACAACAACGAATCGAATGCCATATTTTGATAGAAGTGCCGGTACGCGATGTACGGCTTGTGATTTTGCGGCCAAGCGCCTCAGGCCAATTGCCAGATTGGCCAAATTGCTATCATCGAATTGTTCGGCTGGACATACCTTCGCGAGTTGTTTGGCCCTCGCAATCCATGCTTTTTCAGCATTGTTCAGGGAGGATTCTTTTATGGTGCGTCTATATGATGCTGTTACAGAAAGATCTTCCGCTAGACTATCAACTCCAAAAAAACGCTTAAATTCATCTTCCATTTCATCGAGTTTGGTTGTTTCGGTAATCCACTTACGCTTTCGCATTTCCTTAATGGGAAAGCTAAATATTCTGGAGCGTCGGATTACAGCTTCATCAACATAGGAAGTCTGTGAAAGACTATAGGCATTATCGAGTCCTAACCAATGGTCTGCCGTATTGCCCAACACAACCGCAAGTTCTTGCGCGAGTTCAGGAGACATTCTTTTCCTGCCAATCAGCAGGAAACTAATCTCACTAGGTGAGCGACCAAGCACAAAAGCCAAATCTGCCTGCGTCCATCCACGCTCCTTGAGCGCATCCTTGATGTATTTACTCGGGGGGAATATTCTATTGCTTTCAATCACTTACAGTCTCTCTGAAATTTTTGGCCCATTAGATGATCCGACTTTACTCTCCACGGCTAACCGTGTCAATATCAAAAATACGAAAATCGTAAATTTCTACGAATTTTATCCATAAAGTGCCATTAACTGAATCTTTATGCTTGACGTTAAGCATAGGGGAGCATACACTATGGGCATGAACAAATTAACCCATGACAAGCGCGTTCAGATCCTCAATCTGCTGGTTGAAGGCAATAGCATGAGGGCCACGGCGCGCATTGCTGACGTGGCATTCAATACTGTTGCAAAGTTATTTATCGAAACTGCCAAAGTCTGCGCCGAATATCAGGACAAGGCATTCCGCAACCTGACCTGCAAGCGTCTCCAGCTTGATGAGATCTGGTCGTTTGTATATGCCAAGGCCAAGAACGTACCCGATGGAAAACTAGGGCGGGCTGGGGACGTGTGGACATGGGTAGCCATTGATGCGGATACGAAGCTGGTCCCGTCTTGGCGCATTGGAAGCCGTGACGGTGCCACGGCCTGTGAGTTCGTGGCTGACCTTGCAGGCCGGTTAGCGAATCGAGTGCAGATCACTTCGGATGGCCATAGGCCCTATCTTGAAGCGGTCGAAAAAGCCTTTGGCAGTGAGGTTGATTTCGCGCAACTGATTAAGATTTACGGAGAAGCAGTGGAAGGCCAGAAGCGTTATAGCCCCTCTGAGTGTATCGGTGCGAAGAAGGCTAGGGTTATCGGAAGCCCAGATCTCTGCTGCGTCAGTACATCTTTCGTTGAACGCCAGAATTTGACCATGCGGATGAGCATCCGTCGATTCACTCGGTTAACCAACGCCTTTTCAAAGAAGATTGAGAACCATGCCCACTCCGTGGCCTTACACTACATGCATTATAACTTTGTTCGTCTACACAAGACTCTCAGGGTTTCGCCAGCCATGGCCGCTGGGGTGACGGATCGCCTGTGGACCATCGGGGACATTGTTCATTTGGTCGAACAGGCCGAGGCGAAATCAAACTGATGCACTACCGAAAATTCGGTTAATTGGCAAGATGGTTGATTCCGCGTTGAACTGATCATCTGGACTTCAGCGGACCCGTATCACTGTTACATATGCATGAGCATGGCTGTATTCGTGATTTGGACGTTTGCGCTTGAGCGGAGTGGCAACCGGAATAGAAGGAAGTGTTACAATGACTGCGGGAGTTCCAGCGGAACCAGGTAACGGCCACTGCTCTTACATCGACCAGGCTCGATCGCCTTTGCGATACGGTAGCGAACCGTTGTAGTCGCCTGGAATTGGGTTATGGCGAAGGGCCTTGGTGGCTCCTGGTTGAGAGGTGAAGTACCCCAGCATCGCAAGGTCCGTCATCATTGTGAAGTAATGTGGTGTTTGGACCGGCGATGGCATGGCGCCAAGCAGGGGCTTCGCTACGATCCGGAGCCCGCGCTCTCCCCGATTCCACAGTTCGCGCCACTTCCGCTCGCCGTCGATTTCCGACAACAGCGCGGTGCGCTCGGAGGTCGTGACCTCTTGGAAGCCCCGGCCGTATCGCCCAAGACAGGCCGACTCCAGGGCTCTCAGCCCTGCCACGAACGCCGATTGGTGTTGAGGTTCGTAGCACTCTGTGACAGCGATCGCCATGAAGGTTCCGACGTCGCCCGCCTTGGCTCCTGGGGTGTCCGTGGTTGGAATGATCGACTCGGCGATCTCGTTCAGCAGCGAGACGTCGGTGGCCGAAAAACCGTTCCACCCGGTAAGGTCAGCGAGTTGAGGGGTGCCGAATTGCCTCCATGCCAGCCCGGTTCCAACTAGTCCGAGCACCATCGCGGCACCGAAACCCTTGAGCCACGCACGCCGACTGATTACCATACGTGTTCCATCAGAGGTTCCCGCGTCGTAACTCTTCCGCTGCGTAGTGCGCAGCGCGAGCGGTGAGCGCCATGTATGTAAGGGACGGATTCTGGCATGCAGAGGACGTCATGCAGGCACCGTCGGTCACGAAGACGTTTGGCGCGTCCCACACCTGATTGAATCCGTTAAGCACGGAGGTCTTCGCGCTACGGCCCATGCGTGCAGCACCCATTTCGTGAATTCCTGAGCCGAACGCGTAGAACTCGTCGAACGACCTCAGATTTGTTACGCCGGCACCTTCCAGCATCTCGGCTGCATCGTTCTGCATATCCACCCGCATCTTTAGCTCGTTGTCGCGGATGCGGCAATCCATGGCAAGCACCGGCAGTCCCCATTTGTCACGGCGGTTTTTATCGAGGATCACACGGTTGTCGTGGTATGGCAACGTCT contains:
- a CDS encoding pseudouridine synthase, which gives rise to MHMPTIRTIAFNKPYGVLPCFTDPDGRPTLADYIDLPGVYAAGRLDLDSEGLLLLTSDGTLAHHITDPQHKLPKLYLAQVERIPTEEELEQLRKGVLLSGKRTRPAEVRLLADAPQLPDRPVPIRFRKNVPTAWVEITLREGLNRQVRRMTAAVGHPTLRLVRIAIGPVKLADLAPCQWRELTADEMAKIRKFGSASV
- a CDS encoding gluconate 2-dehydrogenase subunit 3 family protein — its product is MVISRRAWLKGFGAAMVLGLVGTGLAWRQFGTPQLADLTGWNGFSATDVSLLNEIAESIIPTTDTPGAKAGDVGTFMAIAVTECYEPQHQSAFVAGLRALESACLGRYGRGFQEVTTSERTALLSEIDGERKWRELWNRGERGLRIVAKPLLGAMPSPVQTPHYFTMMTDLAMLGYFTSQPGATKALRHNPIPGDYNGSLPYRKGDRAWSM
- a CDS encoding IS1 family transposase; translated protein: MNKLTHDKRVQILNLLVEGNSMRATARIADVAFNTVAKLFIETAKVCAEYQDKAFRNLTCKRLQLDEIWSFVYAKAKNVPDGKLGRAGDVWTWVAIDADTKLVPSWRIGSRDGATACEFVADLAGRLANRVQITSDGHRPYLEAVEKAFGSEVDFAQLIKIYGEAVEGQKRYSPSECIGAKKARVIGSPDLCCVSTSFVERQNLTMRMSIRRFTRLTNAFSKKIENHAHSVALHYMHYNFVRLHKTLRVSPAMAAGVTDRLWTIGDIVHLVEQAEAKSN
- a CDS encoding helix-turn-helix domain-containing protein, producing the protein MIESNRIFPPSKYIKDALKERGWTQADLAFVLGRSPSEISFLLIGRKRMSPELAQELAVVLGNTADHWLGLDNAYSLSQTSYVDEAVIRRSRIFSFPIKEMRKRKWITETTKLDEMEDEFKRFFGVDSLAEDLSVTASYRRTIKESSLNNAEKAWIARAKQLAKVCPAEQFDDSNLANLAIGLRRLAAKSQAVHRVPALLSKYGIRFVVVEPLPRVQIDGAAFWLDDRSPVIAMSIRFDNIGSFWFTLMHEFFHIKEKDAFSFDDLQSSPVDDAEIRASRKAADILVPEEKLETFIRTHSPRYSEARINYLATQLEIHPGIIVGQLQHRKEIGYSMHRPLMTKVRELTTAVAFTDGWGHPVPQV